A window of Tatumella citrea genomic DNA:
AGAACGCAACGAATTTAATCTTAATGGTCTGCTGCCGGAAACCGTGGAAACCATTGAGGAACAGGCAGAACGAGCCTGGCACCAGTTTCAGGAATTCAAGAACAACAACGATAAGCACGTTTATCTGCGAAATATTCAGGACACTAACGAAACCCTGTTTTACCGTCTGCTGGATGACCACCTCGAAGAAGTGATGCCCATCATTTACACCCCAACGGTAGGCACCGCTTGTGAACATTTCTCTGAGATCTACCGTCGTGCCCGTGGGGTATTTATTTCTTATCCCAACCGTGAGCATATCGAAGATATGCTGCAAAATGCGACCAAACAGAACGTCAAAGTCATTGTTGTCACCGACGGTGAAAGGATCCTCGGACTGGGTGATCTGGGAATCGGCGGAATGGGCATCCCTATCGGTAAATTATCACTGTACACCGCCTGTGGTGGTATCAGCCCGGCATACACACTGCCTGTCGCTCTGGATGTAGGAACCAATAACCAACAGTTGCTTAACGACCCGTTATATATGGGTTGGCGCAATCCGCGAATTGGTGGCGAAGAATATGCTGAGTTTATTAATGAATTTATCTCGGCAGTAAAACGTCGCTGGCCAAATGTTCTGCTGCAGTTTGAAGATTTTGCTCAGAAAAACGCAATGCCATTACTGGAACAATACCGTGATGAACTGTGCTGTTTTAATGATGATATTCAGGGCACCGCGGCGGTAGCTGTAGGTACACTTATCGCAGCCAGCCGTGCTGCCGGCGGTAAAATTTCTGATCAGACCGTAGTTTTCCTGGGTGCCGGTTCTGCCGGATGCGGGATTGCTGAACAGATTATTATTGAAATGAAAGCCGAAGGGCTGAGTGATGCAGAGGCCCGTCGCCGGGTGATGATGGTCGATCGCTATGGTTTACTGACCGATAAATTGCCTAATCTGCTGCCTTTCCAGACCCGCCTTATTCAGTCTTCTGAAGATGTTGCTGACTGGCAGGTGGAAAATGACGCGATTTCACTGCTGGATGTCGTTCGCAATGCTAAACCGACGGTATTAATCGGAGTTTCTGGTCAGCCGGGACTCTTTACCGAAGAAATTATCCGCGAAATGCATAGCCACTGCCCTCGCCCAATCATTATGCCGCTGTCTAACCCGACTTCCCGTGTTGAAGCGGTACCGGCAGATTTGATTGCATGGACCGAAGGTGCAGCGCTGGTTGCTACCGGCAGCCCGTTCGCTCCGGTGAGCTGGAAAGACAAAACCTATCCGATCGCCCAGTGTAATAATGCCTATATTTTCCCGGGCATCGGGCTCGGAGTTATTGCCTCTAAAGCCAGCCGGATCACCGATTCCATGCTGATGAGTGCCAGCCGCGCCCTGGCTGATTGCTCACCACTGGCCAGCAAAGGAGAAGGTCCGGTATTACCAGAGCTTAAAGATATTCAGAAGGTATCCCGTTACATTGCTATCGAAGTGGCTAAAGCCGCTCAGGCAGCAGGTGTTGCACTGGAAACCTCTGAGGAAATTCTGGCCCAGGCAGTAGAAGATAACTTCTGGAAACCGCAGTACCGCCATTATCGCCGTACTTCTATCTGATGCCGATGCCCCGGCGATAACGGTTGCGTTTCGCCAGGGCACACATCATTCTTGCCTGCCGCAAGTGGCTCAAGTACCCTTGGGTCACTTTCAACTATCAACCATGAGTCATAAGGTCGCATGCTGAAACGCATCTTTACCATTATCTGTTGCCTGATCCTGTTGGCAGGGATCACCGCATTAGGTCTTGATCGATGGATCAGCTGGAAAACTGCACCTTATATTTATGAAAATATTAGTGATTTGCCTCACCGTGAAGTGGGCGTGGTACTCGGAACATCCAAGTATTACCGTGGCGGGGAGCTGAATCAGTATTATCTGTATCGCATTCAGGGGGCGCTGAATGCCTATAATAGCGGTAAAGTGAATTACCTGCTGTTAAGCGGTGATAATGCGCTGCAAAGTTACAATGAACCCCGCACCATGCGAAAAGACCTGATTAAAGAAGGTGTCGACCCGGCCGATATCGTACTGGACTATGCCGGTTTCCGGACACTGGACTCGATCATTCGTACCCGTAAAGTCTTCGACACTAACGATTTTATTATTATTACTCAGCGTTTTCACTGCGAGCGGGCACTGTTTATTGCTATGCACCAGGGAATTCAGGCGCAATGCTATGCAGTTCCGTCCCCAAAAAATATGCTGGGTATCCGTATTCGTGAAGTCGGGGCAC
This region includes:
- a CDS encoding NAD-dependent malic enzyme, translating into MELDYESKRPLYIPYAGPILLEFPLLNKGSAFTREERNEFNLNGLLPETVETIEEQAERAWHQFQEFKNNNDKHVYLRNIQDTNETLFYRLLDDHLEEVMPIIYTPTVGTACEHFSEIYRRARGVFISYPNREHIEDMLQNATKQNVKVIVVTDGERILGLGDLGIGGMGIPIGKLSLYTACGGISPAYTLPVALDVGTNNQQLLNDPLYMGWRNPRIGGEEYAEFINEFISAVKRRWPNVLLQFEDFAQKNAMPLLEQYRDELCCFNDDIQGTAAVAVGTLIAASRAAGGKISDQTVVFLGAGSAGCGIAEQIIIEMKAEGLSDAEARRRVMMVDRYGLLTDKLPNLLPFQTRLIQSSEDVADWQVENDAISLLDVVRNAKPTVLIGVSGQPGLFTEEIIREMHSHCPRPIIMPLSNPTSRVEAVPADLIAWTEGAALVATGSPFAPVSWKDKTYPIAQCNNAYIFPGIGLGVIASKASRITDSMLMSASRALADCSPLASKGEGPVLPELKDIQKVSRYIAIEVAKAAQAAGVALETSEEILAQAVEDNFWKPQYRHYRRTSI